Proteins encoded by one window of Nicotiana tabacum cultivar K326 chromosome 10, ASM71507v2, whole genome shotgun sequence:
- the LOC142165098 gene encoding putative mitochondrial protein AtMg00860, producing MVVYQEDIVIYNNTLEEHMEHLRKVFQLLWENKLYIKRDKCEFAQSKVHFLGHVISNDELRMDEAKVHAIQEWEAPTKLTELRSFFGLVNYYRRFINGYSEKATPLTELLKKNKPWV from the coding sequence ATGGTAGTCTACCAAGAAGACATAGTCATCTACAACAATACCTTGGAGGAGCACATggagcacttaaggaaggttttccaaCTTTTGTGGGAGAACAAGCTATACATCAAGAGGGACAAATGTGAGTTCgcacaatcaaaggtgcacttcttgggccatgtcattagcaatgACGAGCTACGTatggacgaggctaaggtacATGCTATCCAGGAGTGGGAGGCACCTACAAAGCtaactgagttgagatccttctttGGACTTGTTAACTACTATCGCCGGTTTATCAATGGCTACTCGGAAAAGGCCACTCCATTGactgagttgctaaagaagaacaagccatgggtttgA
- the LOC107798991 gene encoding patellin-6-like, with product MDSFSPISVPESSPKPQTFKKSFVTSLMEAATLKTPSFKEDTYFISHLKPSEKKSLQELKDKLQASSNGAESLSMWGISLLSGDEKADVILLKFLRARDFKVSDSLHMLEKCLSWRKEFNADTILEQDLGFKELEGVVAYMNGYDREGHPVCYNAYGVFKDKEMYERIFGDEGKLKNFLRWRVQVLERGIDQLHFKPGGINSIIQVTDLKDMPKRELRVASNQILSLFQDNYPEMVARKIFINVPWYFSVLYSMFSPFLTQRTKSKFVISKEGNVAETLYKFIRPEDIPIQYGGLSRPTDLQNGPPKPASEFSVKGGEKVNIQIEGIEAGATITWDIVVGGWEMEYSAEFVPDAEGSYTIAVEKPRKIGANEEAIHNSFTSREAGKMVLSVDNTASRKRKVAAYRYVVRKSATISSG from the exons ATGGACTCTTTCTCTCCCATTTCAGTACCAGAATCTTCACCAAAGCCACAGACTTTCAAGAAAAGCTTCGTAACTTCTTTAATGGAAGCAGCTACATTAAAAACCCCATCTTTTAAAGAAGACACTTACTTCATTTCCCACTTAAAACCCTCTGAAAAAAAGTCATTACAAGAGTTAAAAGACAAACTTCAAGCTTCCTCTAATGGAGCTGAATCTTTATCCATGTGGGGTATTTCACTTTTAAGTGGAGATGAAAAAGCTGATGTCATTCTCCTAAAATTCCTCAGGGCAAGAGATTTTAAGGTTTCAGATTCACTTCACATGTTAGAAAAATGTCTGTCTTGGAGAAAAGAGTTTAATGCTGACACCATTTTGGAACAAGATTTAggatttaaagaacttgaagggGTTGTTGCTTATATGAATGGCTATGATAGAGAAGGACATCCTGTTTGTTACAATGCTTATGGGGTTTTTAAAGATAAAGAAATGTATGAGAGGATTTTTGGTGATGAAGGAAAACTGAAAAATTTCTTGAGGTGGAGAGTTCAAGTTCTTGAAAGAGGTATTGACCAATTGCATTTTAAGCCTGGTGGGATTAATTCAATTATTCAAGTTACTGATCTTAAAGATATGCCTAAAAGAGAATTAAGGGTTGCTTCTAATCAGATCCTATCTCTTTTTCAAGATAATTACCCTGAAATGGTGGCTAGAAAG atatttaTAAATGTGCCATGGTACTTCAGTGTGTTGTATTCAATGTTTAGTCCATTTCTGACTCAAAGAACCAAGAGCAAGTTTGTGATATCCAAGGAGGGAAATGTTGCTGAGACATTATACAA ATTCATAAGGCCTGAGGATATTCCTATTCAGTATGGTGGACTGAGTCGACCCACTGATCTGCAAAATGGTCCACCAAAACCAGCTTCCGAGTTCTCTGTCAAAGGAGGAGAGAAAGTCAATATTCAAATTGAAGGAATTGAG GCTGGTGCAACAATAACATGGGACATAGTGGTAGGAGGATGGGAAATGGAGTATAGTGCAGAATTTGTACCAGATGCAGAAGGCAGCTACACAATTGCTGTGGAAAAGCCAAGAAAAATTGGAGCAAATGAAGAGGCAATTCACAACTCATTCACATCAAGAGAAGCTGGAAAAATGGTGCTTTCAGTAGACAACACTGCTTCTCGCAAGAGAAAAGTTGCAGCCTACCGATATGTCGTCCGCAAATCCGCAACAATCTCATCAGGCTAA